A part of Loxodonta africana isolate mLoxAfr1 chromosome 11, mLoxAfr1.hap2, whole genome shotgun sequence genomic DNA contains:
- the PPP1R14A gene encoding protein phosphatase 1 regulatory subunit 14A, with product MAAQRLGKRVLSKLQAPSRARGPGGSPGGLQKRHARVTVKYDRRELQRRLDVEKWIDGRLEELYRGREAEMPDEVNIDELLELESEEERSRKVRGLLKSCSKPTEDFVQELLGKLRGLHKQPGHHQLSPSGDSDGRSLSPRQDRARPAPP from the exons ATGGCAGCGCAGCGGCTGGGTAAGCGGGTGCTGAGCAAGCTTCAGGCTCCATCGCGGGCTCGCGGGCCGGGGGGCAGCCCCGGGGGGCTGCAGAAACGGCATGCTCGGGTCACCGTCAAGTACGATCGGCGGGAGCTGCAGCGGCGGCTGGACGTGGAGAAGTGGATCGACGGGCGCTTGGAGGAGCTGTACCGCGGCCGG GAAGCAGAGATGCCTGACGAGGTCAACATTGATGAATTGTTGGAATTAGAGAGTGAAGAGGAGAGAAGCCGGAAAGTCCGG GGACTCCTGAAGTCCTGCTCGAAGCCTACAGAG GACTTCGTCCAGGAGCTGCTGGGGAAGCTGCGCGGCCTCCACAAGCAGCCGGGCCACCACCAGCTCAGCCCTTCGGGCGACTCGGATGGCCGCAGCCTGAGCCCCCGCCAGGACCGCGCCCGGCCCGCGCCCCCCTGA